One Natronomonas moolapensis 8.8.11 genomic region harbors:
- a CDS encoding methionine synthase, with protein MSSDRVDTREQFRPADHPSEHFLLTTVVGSYPKPTWLNRAKDLAEDDDRGFDDDALAEAMDDAARLITEEHVRAGLDAVVDGEMRRNEMVEYFADRIEGYEFNGPVKVWGHNYFDKPSVADEVAYTEPWLVDEFEFTTGVADRPVKVPITGPYTLASWSFNEAYDSEAELAYELADLVNEEIEALVEAGARYVQIDEPALATTPDDHAIVGECLEHIADGVPEDVRLGLHVCYGDYSRIYPEILEMPVHEYDLELANGDYEQLDVFKQPEFTKDLALGVVDVHTTEVESVEEIKENILKGLEIVPPERLTVSPDCGVKLLPREVAYEKTANMVTAAREVEAELDAGEITVGHAGQQ; from the coding sequence ATGAGTTCCGACCGCGTCGACACCCGCGAGCAGTTCCGCCCCGCCGACCACCCGAGCGAGCACTTCCTGCTCACGACCGTCGTCGGCTCCTACCCCAAGCCGACGTGGCTCAACCGCGCGAAGGACCTCGCCGAGGACGACGACCGAGGATTCGACGACGACGCCTTGGCGGAGGCGATGGACGACGCCGCCCGTCTCATCACGGAGGAGCACGTCCGCGCCGGGCTTGACGCCGTCGTCGACGGCGAGATGCGCCGAAACGAGATGGTCGAGTACTTCGCCGACCGCATCGAGGGCTACGAGTTCAACGGCCCGGTCAAGGTGTGGGGACACAACTACTTCGACAAGCCCTCGGTGGCCGACGAGGTCGCCTACACCGAGCCGTGGCTCGTCGACGAGTTCGAGTTCACGACCGGCGTCGCGGATCGCCCGGTGAAAGTGCCGATCACCGGCCCGTACACCCTCGCGTCGTGGTCGTTCAACGAAGCCTACGACAGCGAAGCGGAACTGGCCTACGAACTCGCCGACCTGGTCAACGAGGAAATCGAGGCCCTCGTCGAGGCGGGCGCACGCTACGTCCAGATCGACGAACCGGCCCTTGCGACCACACCCGACGACCACGCCATCGTCGGCGAGTGTCTCGAACACATCGCCGACGGTGTCCCAGAAGACGTCCGACTCGGATTGCACGTCTGCTATGGCGACTACTCGCGGATCTACCCCGAGATCCTCGAGATGCCGGTCCACGAGTACGACCTCGAACTCGCCAACGGCGACTACGAGCAACTCGACGTGTTCAAACAGCCCGAGTTCACGAAGGACCTCGCGCTGGGCGTCGTCGACGTCCACACCACGGAAGTCGAGTCGGTCGAGGAAATCAAAGAGAACATACTGAAAGGCCTCGAGATCGTCCCGCCGGAACGGCTCACCGTCTCGCCCGACTGTGGCGTGAAACTGCTCCCCCGCGAGGTCGCCTACGAGAAGACGGCGAACATGGTGACCGCGGCCCGCGAGGTCGAGGCGGAACTCGACGCCGGCGAAATCACGGTCGGCCACGCCGGCCAGCAGTAA
- a CDS encoding 50S ribosomal protein L21e, with amino-acid sequence MPSSNGPRQATRNKLKNDARDRGASPPQRSVEEFDDGEKVHLKLDPSVPNGQFHPRFNGRTGTVAGKQGRAFKVEIEDGSVTKTLIAAPAHLRRQQA; translated from the coding sequence ATGCCCAGTTCGAACGGTCCACGACAAGCGACGCGCAACAAGCTGAAAAACGACGCCCGCGACCGCGGGGCATCGCCGCCCCAGCGCTCCGTCGAGGAGTTCGACGACGGCGAGAAAGTACATCTCAAACTCGACCCCTCCGTCCCGAACGGACAGTTCCACCCCCGATTCAACGGCCGCACCGGTACGGTCGCGGGCAAACAGGGTCGCGCGTTCAAAGTCGAAATCGAGGACGGCAGCGTGACGAAGACGCTCATCGCTGCGCCGGCTCACCTCCGGCGACAGCAGGCATGA
- the tmcA gene encoding tRNA(Met) cytidine acetyltransferase TmcA, translated as MAFNAYQAARPSIRSIGGVFRIGCVPSGMNTVRETARELLAAAAATNERRLLVLAGDRGACYEGARKAAGAVSTDRAVATVSERDVVGERIATDRTETLLGTTYGCLVLDCHDTCRPNVLGQATGAVDGGGLLVVLTPPLSSWAGSHGRFDETLAAPPFLLGDVGTRFRRHLIETLRTHRGVSIADVDAGRRTKHDGSEVRPRGATPPIRPPTSHRFPEAVYEACRSVDQRDAVYACERLSEAETAVVLDADRGRGKSSAAGLAAAAFARSGASVLVTAPSYRNAAELFERAAEALASMDGSFEDGRGGDTRPFLRTDDGEVRFRPPADAATSSADVLFVDEAAAIPVRVLRELLSAAPSACFATTVRGYEGSGRGFDIRFRESLEASHDVTACHLSEPIRYAPADPIEVWLFHALLLDSTPPPGGLFEGATASDVTYERIDRDRLAANESLLRELFGLLVRAHYRTQPDDLARLLDAPDASIRALTVDGHPVSAALLSREGGLDAETRRVAYEGDRIGGNLIPDLLTSQLRDPEAAAPVGLRVVRIVTHHAVRSSGFGSRLLAELQAEFGAGRSPNASPSVDYLGVSYGATPALLRFWSANGYRTVHLSTTRNDASGEHSAVMLRPLSAAGRDLADRHSAWFGRRIADVLAGALDGLDPDVVRAALASADADVPLELDEFEWRLVASAADGPGLYDTAPGPFRTLALKTLLEGGLEDPDAERLLVVRGLQNRGWGETAERLGHVSRRACMRAFGDAYRPIVDRYGGDIARRETDRYRSG; from the coding sequence GTGGCATTTAACGCTTATCAAGCGGCGCGCCCGTCGATCCGATCGATCGGTGGCGTCTTCCGGATCGGGTGCGTCCCCTCCGGCATGAATACGGTTCGTGAGACGGCCCGCGAACTCCTCGCCGCGGCCGCGGCCACGAACGAGCGACGGCTGTTGGTGTTGGCCGGGGACCGTGGGGCCTGTTACGAGGGCGCGAGGAAGGCCGCGGGAGCGGTCAGCACGGATCGGGCCGTCGCGACGGTCTCCGAGCGCGACGTCGTCGGCGAACGGATCGCCACCGACCGGACGGAGACGCTTCTCGGGACCACCTACGGCTGTCTCGTCCTCGATTGTCACGACACGTGCCGCCCAAACGTGCTCGGGCAGGCGACCGGGGCCGTCGACGGGGGCGGTCTGCTCGTGGTGTTGACGCCGCCGCTGTCATCGTGGGCAGGCAGCCACGGACGCTTCGACGAAACGCTCGCAGCGCCGCCGTTTTTACTCGGTGACGTCGGCACCCGGTTCAGACGCCACCTGATCGAAACCCTCCGCACGCACCGCGGCGTCTCGATCGCCGACGTCGACGCCGGGAGGCGAACGAAACACGACGGGTCGGAGGTCCGGCCCCGCGGGGCGACGCCCCCGATTCGCCCCCCGACGTCCCACCGATTCCCGGAGGCGGTGTACGAGGCCTGCCGCAGCGTAGACCAACGCGACGCGGTGTACGCTTGCGAGCGACTGTCCGAGGCGGAGACGGCCGTCGTGCTCGACGCCGATCGGGGACGCGGGAAATCGAGCGCGGCGGGGCTCGCCGCGGCCGCGTTCGCGCGCTCCGGGGCGAGCGTCCTCGTGACCGCACCGAGCTACCGGAACGCGGCCGAACTCTTCGAGCGCGCCGCCGAGGCGCTGGCGTCGATGGACGGCTCCTTCGAGGACGGCAGGGGGGGCGACACCCGGCCGTTCCTCCGGACCGACGACGGCGAGGTACGGTTTCGCCCGCCCGCCGACGCAGCGACGTCGTCCGCGGATGTGCTGTTCGTCGACGAAGCGGCCGCGATCCCCGTTCGGGTGCTCCGGGAACTCCTCTCTGCCGCCCCGAGCGCCTGCTTTGCGACGACGGTTCGCGGCTACGAGGGATCGGGTCGCGGCTTCGATATTCGGTTCCGCGAGTCGCTCGAGGCGTCACACGACGTGACGGCGTGTCACCTCTCGGAGCCGATTCGGTACGCTCCCGCGGACCCCATCGAAGTGTGGCTGTTCCATGCGTTGTTGCTCGATTCGACCCCACCCCCGGGCGGTCTCTTCGAGGGGGCGACCGCGTCGGACGTGACCTACGAGCGGATCGACCGCGACCGCCTCGCGGCGAACGAGTCGCTGTTGCGTGAGCTGTTCGGACTGTTAGTCCGTGCGCACTACCGGACCCAGCCCGACGACCTCGCGCGGCTGTTGGACGCGCCGGACGCCTCGATCCGTGCCCTCACGGTCGACGGCCACCCCGTTTCAGCCGCACTCCTATCGCGGGAGGGTGGCCTCGATGCGGAGACGCGGCGGGTCGCATACGAGGGCGACCGGATCGGCGGGAACCTGATCCCGGATCTGCTGACGAGTCAGCTGCGCGACCCGGAAGCTGCGGCCCCGGTCGGTCTCCGGGTCGTCCGGATCGTGACACACCACGCCGTCCGCTCCTCCGGGTTCGGCTCGCGACTCCTCGCGGAACTCCAAGCGGAGTTCGGGGCGGGAAGATCGCCGAACGCCTCTCCCAGCGTCGACTACCTCGGCGTCAGTTATGGTGCGACGCCGGCGCTGCTTCGGTTCTGGTCGGCGAACGGCTACCGGACGGTCCACCTCTCGACGACGCGAAACGACGCCAGCGGCGAGCACTCGGCGGTGATGCTCCGGCCGCTCTCGGCCGCCGGACGCGACCTCGCCGATCGACATTCGGCGTGGTTCGGCCGACGAATCGCGGACGTCCTGGCGGGCGCGCTCGACGGTCTCGATCCGGACGTCGTCCGGGCGGCGCTGGCTTCCGCCGACGCAGACGTGCCGCTCGAGTTGGACGAGTTCGAGTGGCGTCTGGTCGCGAGCGCGGCCGACGGCCCCGGTCTCTACGATACGGCGCCCGGCCCGTTCCGGACGCTCGCGTTGAAGACGCTGCTCGAGGGGGGGCTTGAGGACCCCGACGCGGAGCGGTTGCTCGTCGTCCGGGGGCTCCAAAACAGGGGATGGGGGGAGACAGCCGAACGGCTGGGGCACGTCTCACGACGTGCGTGTATGCGGGCGTTCGGCGACGCGTATCGGCCGATTGTCGACCGATACGGCGGCGACATCGCTCGCAGAGAGACCGATCGCTACCGGAGCGGTTGA
- a CDS encoding glutamate--tRNA ligase, protein MERELRERVERAAETAALFNALKHDSDAQVGAIMGPMMGENPDFRPHGDEILGVIAPVIEAVNERSTSEQRDRLEELAPERLEELAAEEHEDNQRLPDLPNADSYGEIRMRLAPNPNGPWHLGSARMPAVIGTYKHLYDGWMLCRFDDTDPETKRPDLDAYDEILSSIEYLGFEPDDVVKASDRVETYYEHARRLIDEGGAYTCSCDGASFSALKNDGEACPHRDKDRQTTHAEFEAMVDGEYDAGEMVLRVRTDIEHKNPALRDWVAFRMVDTPHPRPEAESYRCWPMLDFQSGIDDHEFGITHIVRGIDLQDSAKRQEFVYDYFGWEYPEVLHWGHVQLDAYDVELSTSTIKELVAEGSLDGWDDPRAPTVASLRRRGVRGEAIVEAMVGLGTSTSNVDLAMSSIYAENRDLIDDDADRLFFVRDGIETPIDGAPETAEPPVHPDHADRGRRHIPVGGAVRIEPDDVPDAGETVWLKGLGPVRYDGDTFEVTDDDIAIVREGDVNVIHWVPADGSIPLRLRTMNGDEIGRAEPGIGAYDPDDVVQFERIGFARIDRHDGEESVAYFAHP, encoded by the coding sequence ATGGAACGAGAGCTTCGTGAACGTGTAGAGCGTGCGGCCGAAACCGCCGCGCTGTTCAACGCGCTCAAACACGACAGCGACGCGCAGGTCGGTGCGATCATGGGGCCGATGATGGGCGAAAACCCCGATTTCAGGCCCCACGGGGACGAGATTCTGGGTGTCATCGCCCCCGTCATCGAGGCGGTCAACGAACGCTCGACGTCGGAACAACGAGATCGGCTCGAAGAACTCGCCCCGGAGCGGCTCGAGGAACTGGCAGCCGAGGAACACGAGGACAACCAGCGGCTCCCGGACCTCCCGAACGCCGACTCCTACGGGGAGATCAGGATGCGGCTGGCGCCGAACCCGAACGGCCCCTGGCACCTCGGAAGCGCCCGGATGCCGGCGGTAATCGGTACGTACAAACACCTGTACGATGGCTGGATGCTGTGTCGGTTCGACGATACGGATCCGGAGACGAAACGGCCCGATCTCGATGCCTACGACGAGATCCTCTCCTCGATCGAGTATTTGGGGTTCGAGCCCGACGACGTCGTCAAAGCCTCCGACCGCGTCGAGACGTACTACGAACACGCCCGGCGACTGATCGACGAAGGAGGTGCCTACACCTGTAGCTGCGACGGGGCGTCCTTCTCGGCGCTGAAAAACGACGGGGAAGCCTGCCCCCATCGGGACAAAGACCGCCAAACGACGCACGCGGAGTTCGAGGCGATGGTCGACGGCGAGTACGACGCCGGCGAGATGGTGCTTCGCGTCCGGACCGACATCGAACACAAAAACCCCGCGTTGCGCGATTGGGTCGCGTTCCGGATGGTCGACACGCCGCACCCGCGGCCGGAAGCCGAGTCCTATCGCTGTTGGCCGATGCTGGACTTCCAGTCGGGGATCGACGACCACGAGTTCGGGATTACCCACATCGTTCGCGGCATCGACCTCCAGGATTCGGCGAAGCGACAGGAGTTCGTCTACGACTACTTCGGGTGGGAGTACCCCGAAGTGCTCCACTGGGGCCACGTCCAACTCGACGCCTACGACGTAGAGCTGTCGACGTCGACAATCAAGGAGCTCGTCGCAGAGGGCAGCCTCGACGGGTGGGACGACCCGCGCGCGCCAACGGTCGCGAGCCTCCGACGCCGCGGGGTCCGCGGCGAGGCGATCGTCGAGGCGATGGTCGGACTCGGGACGTCGACCTCGAACGTCGATCTCGCGATGTCCTCGATCTACGCCGAGAACCGCGACCTGATCGACGACGACGCCGATCGGCTCTTTTTCGTCCGCGACGGGATCGAGACACCCATCGACGGTGCCCCAGAGACCGCCGAACCACCCGTCCATCCGGACCACGCGGACCGCGGGCGCAGACACATCCCGGTCGGCGGCGCGGTTCGGATCGAACCCGACGATGTCCCCGATGCGGGCGAAACGGTGTGGCTGAAGGGGCTCGGGCCGGTCCGGTACGACGGCGACACCTTCGAGGTCACCGACGACGACATCGCCATCGTCCGTGAGGGCGACGTAAACGTGATCCACTGGGTGCCGGCCGACGGGAGCATCCCGCTTCGACTCCGGACGATGAACGGCGACGAGATCGGACGCGCCGAACCCGGTATCGGGGCGTACGACCCCGACGACGTGGTCCAGTTCGAGCGGATCGGCTTCGCCCGGATCGACCGCCACGACGGCGAGGAGTCAGTCGCGTACTTCGCCCACCCGTAA
- a CDS encoding HemK2/MTQ2 family protein methyltransferase — protein MKLAEQRGMATVYEPAEDSRLLATAAIDRIDGGRVLEVGVGSGYVADRIAAETPADVVGCDINPEACRRTRSAGIEAVRSDLTHAFLADSFDAVVFNPPYLPTPPEEEWDDPLEYALSGGEDGRRVIRPFLSDLGRVLRPSGRAYLLVSTLTDVDAVVELADEAGLGAEAVDEASFPFERLVVLEITHANR, from the coding sequence ATGAAACTCGCAGAGCAACGCGGGATGGCGACGGTGTATGAACCGGCCGAGGACTCCCGGCTTCTCGCGACAGCGGCGATCGACCGGATCGACGGCGGGCGGGTCCTCGAGGTGGGCGTCGGATCGGGATACGTCGCCGATCGGATCGCGGCGGAGACGCCCGCCGACGTCGTGGGATGCGATATCAACCCCGAGGCGTGCCGGCGAACCCGGTCGGCGGGCATCGAAGCCGTCCGGTCGGATCTGACACACGCCTTCCTCGCGGATAGCTTCGACGCGGTAGTGTTTAACCCGCCGTACCTCCCCACGCCGCCCGAAGAGGAGTGGGACGATCCCCTCGAATACGCCCTCTCCGGCGGCGAGGACGGTCGACGGGTGATCCGTCCGTTCCTCTCCGATCTCGGCCGCGTTCTCCGTCCGTCGGGGCGGGCTTACCTCCTCGTCTCCACACTGACCGACGTCGACGCGGTCGTCGAACTCGCCGACGAGGCGGGGCTGGGGGCGGAGGCGGTCGACGAGGCGTCGTTCCCGTTCGAGCGTCTCGTCGTCCTTGAAATTACTCATGCGAATAGATGA
- a CDS encoding 16S ribosomal RNA methyltransferase A — MRDPDALIARAGLRGDPERDQHFLVDDRVLDRLPGYLPDGADTSHVVEIGGGTGGLTDRLLSVADRVTVVERDPDLAAFLREEFAAEIAGGTLTVVAGDALEVDLPAFTASVSNLPYGVSSEIAFRLLPAGRPLVLMFQAEFAERMAAAPGSSEYGRLSVTAGHYADIEVVEAVPKEAFSPPPAVESSVVRATPRVPEYDVPDDESFMALVRAVFTQRRKTMRNAIRNTTHISGIDDPEALIEAAGGELMGKRAGNVPPGEFARLARLAAEQG; from the coding sequence ATGCGCGACCCCGACGCGCTCATCGCCCGTGCGGGCCTGCGAGGCGACCCCGAGCGCGATCAACACTTTCTCGTCGACGACCGGGTGCTCGATCGACTGCCCGGCTACCTCCCCGACGGTGCCGACACGAGCCACGTCGTGGAGATCGGCGGCGGAACCGGAGGACTCACCGACCGGCTGCTCTCGGTCGCCGACCGCGTCACGGTCGTCGAGCGAGATCCCGACCTCGCCGCGTTCCTGCGGGAGGAGTTCGCGGCCGAGATCGCTGGTGGGACGTTGACCGTCGTGGCGGGCGACGCCCTCGAAGTCGATCTTCCGGCGTTCACCGCCTCGGTCTCGAATCTTCCCTACGGCGTCTCCTCGGAGATCGCGTTCCGGCTCCTGCCGGCGGGGCGGCCGCTGGTGTTGATGTTCCAGGCGGAGTTCGCCGAGCGGATGGCCGCGGCACCGGGGAGCAGCGAGTACGGCCGGCTGTCGGTTACGGCGGGCCATTACGCCGACATCGAGGTCGTCGAGGCGGTGCCGAAGGAGGCGTTCTCGCCGCCGCCGGCCGTCGAAAGCTCGGTCGTTCGGGCGACGCCGCGGGTCCCCGAGTACGATGTGCCGGACGACGAGTCGTTCATGGCGTTGGTCCGTGCGGTGTTCACCCAACGCCGGAAGACGATGCGTAACGCGATCCGGAACACCACCCACATCTCGGGGATCGACGACCCGGAGGCGCTGATCGAAGCGGCTGGCGGGGAACTGATGGGCAAGCGAGCCGGAAACGTGCCTCCGGGCGAGTTCGCCCGGCTGGCCCGGCTGGCGGCCGAGCAGGGGTGA
- a CDS encoding HVO_2753 family zinc finger protein, whose product MSSKSEDRREHTCISCGINISGTDAAKFDCPECGTLIYRCSTCRKQSNLYECPDCGFTGP is encoded by the coding sequence ATGAGTAGTAAAAGCGAGGATCGCAGGGAGCACACCTGTATCTCCTGTGGGATCAACATCTCCGGGACGGACGCGGCGAAGTTCGACTGCCCGGAGTGTGGGACGCTGATCTACCGCTGTTCGACGTGTCGCAAGCAGAGCAACCTCTATGAGTGCCCCGACTGTGGGTTCACGGGGCCGTAA
- a CDS encoding 5-methyltetrahydropteroyltriglutamate--homocysteine S-methyltransferase (methionine synthase II), whose translation MSDVIATTPGLYPLPDWAKEDLADLKGHQKDDLISGDEGGEIAEAYARAREETVDRQREAGLDRVVEGQLRWDDMLAHPLCVHDDVETRGIVRYYDNNNFYREPVVRGELTPGGDVAAELEAASEATQAVLPGPYSLSDLATDEHYGDDASFLDAVAEFLAAEAAEFPPVETLFLLEPSLVTDAPDDGEDERASAAIDTVAAAVDADVVVHTYWGSIPEKPYAHLMDADVDAIGFDFVSDHEGSVYNIQEYGTKDDIALGVVDGQNTLVEAPEDIAERIEWVDSQLPNEAFGTIYASSNTELFYLPTNRAEAKLDALAAAPAEVSR comes from the coding sequence ATGAGTGACGTGATCGCGACGACACCCGGACTGTACCCGCTGCCCGACTGGGCAAAAGAGGATCTCGCCGACCTCAAGGGGCATCAAAAAGACGACCTCATCTCCGGCGATGAGGGCGGGGAGATCGCCGAGGCGTACGCCCGCGCCCGCGAGGAGACGGTCGACAGACAGCGGGAGGCGGGTCTCGATCGGGTCGTCGAGGGGCAACTCCGGTGGGACGATATGCTCGCCCATCCGCTCTGTGTCCACGACGATGTCGAGACGCGAGGGATCGTCCGCTACTACGACAACAACAATTTCTATCGGGAGCCGGTGGTCCGCGGTGAGTTGACTCCCGGCGGCGACGTGGCCGCCGAACTGGAAGCCGCCTCCGAGGCGACCCAGGCCGTCCTCCCCGGACCGTACTCGCTTTCGGACCTCGCGACCGACGAGCACTACGGCGACGACGCGTCGTTTCTCGACGCCGTCGCCGAGTTCCTCGCCGCCGAGGCGGCCGAGTTCCCGCCCGTCGAGACGCTGTTTTTGCTCGAACCGTCGCTTGTCACCGACGCACCCGACGACGGCGAGGACGAACGCGCCAGCGCGGCCATCGACACCGTCGCCGCCGCCGTCGACGCCGACGTCGTGGTCCACACCTACTGGGGGTCGATTCCCGAGAAGCCCTACGCGCACCTGATGGACGCCGACGTCGACGCGATCGGGTTCGACTTCGTCTCCGACCACGAGGGCAGCGTCTACAACATCCAGGAGTACGGCACGAAAGACGACATCGCCTTGGGCGTCGTCGACGGACAGAACACACTCGTCGAGGCACCCGAGGACATCGCCGAACGGATCGAGTGGGTCGACTCGCAACTGCCGAACGAGGCGTTCGGGACGATCTATGCGAGTTCGAACACCGAGTTGTTCTACCTGCCGACGAACAGGGCGGAGGCGAAACTGGATGCGCTCGCCGCCGCGCCCGCGGAGGTGTCCCGATGA
- a CDS encoding DUF655 domain-containing protein, with protein sequence MSDDGDSAGERTAVVLDFLPRGRPDDDRPQYERSPVALALGETDFSLVEAALTDDAGVNIGDQIEIDPPGGNVKQLRRAEYSDLTSTAESELEYAIDQILDADEDRFVEFYNDAQPITTRLHVLNLLPGIGKKLRNNVLDARKRKPFESYEDIEERVAGLYEPKDVLAERILEELREEDLKYRIFARREE encoded by the coding sequence ATGAGCGACGACGGAGACAGCGCCGGAGAACGAACCGCGGTCGTGTTGGACTTCCTCCCGAGGGGGCGACCCGACGACGACCGGCCCCAATACGAGCGCTCGCCGGTCGCGCTCGCGCTTGGCGAGACGGATTTCAGTCTCGTCGAGGCCGCGCTGACCGATGACGCGGGCGTCAACATCGGCGACCAAATCGAGATCGATCCGCCGGGCGGGAACGTCAAACAGCTCCGTCGGGCCGAGTACAGCGACCTCACGAGCACTGCGGAGTCCGAACTGGAGTATGCGATCGATCAGATACTCGACGCCGACGAGGACCGATTCGTCGAATTCTACAACGACGCCCAGCCGATCACGACCCGGCTACACGTGTTGAACCTCCTGCCGGGCATCGGAAAGAAGCTCAGAAACAACGTCCTCGACGCGCGAAAGAGAAAGCCCTTCGAGAGCTACGAGGACATCGAAGAGCGGGTGGCGGGACTCTACGAGCCGAAGGACGTCCTCGCCGAGCGGATCCTCGAGGAACTGCGAGAAGAGGACCTCAAATACCGCATCTTCGCCCGTCGCGAGGAGTAG
- a CDS encoding 4Fe-4S dicluster domain-containing protein, whose amino-acid sequence MAIDPNFEETHENEGTEHGVDVWGPTEPPEQLGVRGTHVAVDFDICVADGACLEDCPVDVFEWVETPEHPESERKANPTNEAQCIDCMLCVDVCPVDAVDVDPGRENRL is encoded by the coding sequence ATGGCGATCGACCCGAACTTCGAGGAGACGCACGAAAACGAGGGGACGGAACACGGTGTCGATGTCTGGGGGCCGACGGAGCCCCCGGAGCAACTCGGCGTCCGCGGCACACACGTCGCCGTCGACTTCGACATCTGTGTCGCGGACGGTGCCTGCCTCGAGGACTGTCCCGTCGACGTCTTCGAATGGGTCGAAACCCCCGAACACCCCGAAAGCGAGCGGAAAGCGAACCCGACAAACGAGGCTCAGTGTATCGACTGTATGCTGTGTGTCGATGTCTGCCCCGTCGACGCGGTCGACGTCGACCCCGGACGCGAGAACCGTCTCTAG
- a CDS encoding elongation factor 1-beta produces the protein MGKVAAKMKVMPQSPEVDLDDLQERLENTLPEGAKISRVDREDVAFGLIALFPTVVIPDEAGGTDTVEEAFSGVDGVESVGVDEVGRI, from the coding sequence ATGGGGAAAGTCGCCGCCAAAATGAAGGTCATGCCGCAGAGCCCCGAGGTCGACCTCGACGACCTCCAGGAACGACTCGAGAACACCCTCCCGGAGGGCGCGAAAATCAGCCGCGTCGACCGCGAGGACGTCGCGTTCGGCCTGATCGCGCTGTTCCCGACCGTCGTCATCCCGGACGAGGCGGGCGGAACGGACACCGTCGAGGAGGCGTTCTCCGGTGTCGACGGCGTCGAGAGCGTCGGCGTCGACGAAGTCGGCCGAATCTGA
- a CDS encoding RNA polymerase Rpb4 family protein, with product MTLFKQVIDETYLTTPEAKELLADVETERALDEDREMRYELARAIEHVNRFSALEAEESRELVEELLELEKVDEASAYKIVDLLPEDRDELRTVFAQGRYTLSGEELDEVLDVVVKYV from the coding sequence ATGACGCTATTCAAGCAGGTTATCGACGAGACGTATCTCACGACCCCCGAAGCGAAAGAGCTTCTGGCGGACGTCGAGACCGAGCGCGCGCTCGACGAGGACCGCGAGATGCGGTATGAACTCGCGCGGGCCATCGAGCACGTGAATCGCTTCTCTGCGCTTGAGGCGGAGGAGTCCCGCGAGTTGGTCGAGGAACTGCTCGAACTCGAGAAGGTCGACGAAGCGAGCGCTTACAAGATCGTCGACCTGCTGCCGGAAGACCGCGACGAACTCCGGACCGTCTTCGCACAGGGCCGCTACACCCTCTCGGGCGAGGAACTCGACGAGGTGCTCGACGTCGTCGTCAAGTACGTCTGA